The Merismopedia glauca CCAP 1448/3 genomic sequence TGAGGGAAATATAGGCTCTCTCTCCCATGATAAACATGAAATAACCAGACAGATTTACCTGAAGGAATCTCCGCTTCAACTAAACCCTTAACTTTGATCTCAGCAGTATTAAAGTTTTCACCAGGAACCGCTTTAAAGGAAGACACCTCGAAATTATCATTACCTGCTATTTTGACTCCATAAGTAGAATTTTCTTCATTTTGTTTTCCAGCACTTTTCTTCTTAGTTGGTAGAAGATCCAAAGACCAAAAAATCAGAAGAGTTCCAACAGCAGCTAATCCTAATCTGCCATACGGATCGTTTAAGTTAAAACTAAAATCTTGAACCTTAAATTCGTCTACTGCCGACATACAAACAAGTAGAACACCTAAGAGTAGTGTCAGTAATTGATTATTCTTAATTATGTTAGAAATTAGATCGAGTATTTTTTCCAGCATTGTTACTTATGTCGAAATAACGGCTTCGCCATCAGGGGCACGAGCAGAAATTTTAAACTGCCAACCGAGAGGCTGAATCGAGCGTCCCCTGCATGGCGTTGTTAGAAATACTGGAGTGCGTTGAGTTGGCTGAGTGCGGTTGGATATCAAGGTTAAATACCTTGTAAATCATCATTTTTTTGAAGAATAGCATGAAATTGCTCAATTGTATAGGAATCGTCAATATGGTCAAGTTCTCCTTTAACTCTTAAAGTAGCTTCATCATCAACCTCTTGTTGTCAAGAAACTTTCTGGATATTCACCCCATAGAAGACAAAAGACAGAAACTTTCCGTATATATACCCTATCGAGAACGATATCACGAAACTTTCTGTATATTACACGACATTACTCAGAAACTTTCTGGATAATATACCCAATAGTTACATTATCCAGAAAAATTATGGAGATCATTCCCTGAAAAAACCACCCAAAAAGCAGCAAGGGACAAGTCAGCAAAATCGTTCGTTTCCAGCATTATTCCTATAAAACCGAGAAAAGTTATCTTGACTGGATTAAACGCTATATCTTGTATTTAGGAATTTGGTATTAGTTAGATTATGCCAACTTATTGGCTTGACGTGGGAATGCGCCAGATGGCTCTAGCTTCTATCTCTGGGTATCAACGCTATCTTTCTCCCCATAAGGGTTTTAAATGCGCTCATCGGGTGTTAAATGGCGGAAAATCTTGTTCGGAGTACGTCAAACAAGTAATTACTCAAGAAGGGTTAATAGCTGCGATTCCTGCATCCCGTCAACGCTTTGCAGCTTGTCACGCAGCTAATCAGATTTTGCAAGCTAGAGTGATGCGATCGCAAGTCGAAGAAGAAGAAACTCGCAAAAGGAGAAATTCTTCGGCTTCCTGTTCAAATAATCCATACGATCGCAGTTGTTTGGTATCTGACTGCATCCCCACTTCCTACGATTGTAATGCTGTTGACTGTGGTTCGGGATTAGATTGTGCTATTCCTGACTGTGGTGATTGTGCTTCAGGATTGGATTGCGGTACTCTCGACTGTGGTGGATTAGATTGTGGTAGTGCTGATTGCAGTGGTTGTGGTAGCTGTAGTTGGTGATTGAAGATTATTTGATAAACAACACTAACCCCATCGGTAAACCGTTGTTTTATATATTAAGCTTTAGATATAGATTTAATTAGAACGGCAATAGAGGAGCGATCGCTTGTGGGTATAGTAGTAGAAAACGTCTCCAAACGGTTTGGTAGCTTCCAAGCTGTAGATAACGTCAGTCTAGAAATTGAAACTGGCTCGTTAGTGGCGTTGCTTGGCCCTTCTGGATCGGGAAAATCAACCCTGCTGCGATTAATCGCGGGTTTGGAAATGCCAGATAAAGGTAGAATTCTCCTCACAGGTCAAGATGCTACTTACCAAAGCGTTCAAGAGCGCAATATCGGCTTTGTTTTTCAGCACTATGCTTTATTTAAGCACATGAGCGTGCGGCAAAATATTGCTTTTGGGTTAGATATTCGCCAAGCTTCTAAGTCTAAGAGCAAAGCCAGAGTTGAAGAACTGTTAGAATTGGTTCAACTAACAGGATTAGGCGATCGCTATCCTTCCCAATTATCTGGCGGTCAAAGACAAAGGGTAGCATTAGCAAGAGCTTTAGCCGTAGAACCCAAGGTTTTGCTATTAGATGAACCTTTTGGAGCGTTAGATGCTAAAGTGCGTAAAGACCTGCGGGCTTGGCTGAGAAGACTCCACGATGAAGTTCATGTGACCACCGTTTTCGTCACCCACGACCAAGAAGAAGCGATGGAAGTCTCTGACAAGCTGGTGATTATGAACAAGGGGAAAGTCGAACAAATTGGCACCCCAGCCGATATTTACGACCATCCAGCCACAGCTTTTGTCATGAGCTTCATTGGTCCTGTTAATATTCTTCCCAGCACTTCGGAAATATTTCAGGGTAACGGGTTTGAAGCCGTCAATCCAGAAATGTTCTTGCGTCCTCAAGACGTAGTTATCGAAACTAAACCCAATGGAACCACAGTTCCCGCTAGAGTTAGTCGAATTATTCACTTAGGTTGGGAAATTCAGGCAGAATTAACCTTAGATGATGGTCAACTAGTCCAAGCGCACTTAAGTCGAGAAAAGTTTGATGAATTACACTTAGAACCGCAACAACGGGTGTACGTCAAACCCAAAGAAGCGAAATCTTTTCCACTTTATTACGAGATTTAAGAGTAAAGAGGATAGCAGTACGCATCAAGGTTAGGACACTCTAGAAGACTGGAACCATTGAAGCAACTGGTTTTAACTTCTGACTTCTGACTTCTGTACAGACGTAGCAGTGCTACGTCTCTACGACTGACTTCTGACTTCTGCTATATTTCCTACTCTGTCTAGTTTTTCTGATTAAAAAAATAAATTTAGCTTATGTGTAAGCTGGAGAATAATACTTCCCCAAATAGGGACTATCAACTTGTGACTACCGACAGATCAAAGTTTCCCGAAAAAACTTGGATTTCTCACAGGAAAAGTTCCAAAATTTCCTACCGTTTTCAGGAACTTCAAGTAAGTTTTGAAATTCTTTACAATTGAAGCCACTATGATACCATCGGGATGGCTGAACTCGGAAAATTATTAACCGATCCTCAGCCAGTGGTGTGAGGAGTATTACAAGGAGTTCTAAATAGCATGTCAGCAAGACATCTTGATGCCCATGTACAACGCAAACCTATCTTACCAGTCAAAGTTGGAGTGATAGGTGTAGGCAATATGGGACACCATCATGCCCGCATTCTCAGTTTGCTAAAAGATGTAGAATTAGTTGGCGTTGCAGACATCAATGTCGAGCGCGGTTTAGATATTGCTAGTAAATATAAAGCTAAATTTTTTGAAGACTATCGGGAACTTCTCCCCTTTGTCGATGCAGTTTGTGTAGCCGTACCTACCCGTATGCATCATGAAGTAGGAATGAACTGCTTGCAAGCTGGAGTGCATATATTAATAGAAAAGCCGATCGCCGCTAGTTTGGCTGAAGCTGAATCTTTGGTAAATGCTGCTGCTGAATCTAACTGTATCCTACAAGTAGGTCATATAGAAAGGTTTAATCCCTCCTTCCAAGAATTTAGCAAAGTCTTAAAAACTGAACAATTACTGGCGATTGAAGCTCATCGAATGAGTCCCTATTCTCAAAGAGCAAATGATGTTTCCGTCGTTTTAGATTTAATGATTCATGACATCGACTTGCTCTTAGAGTTAGTCGGTTCATCTGTAATTAACCTCACTGCTAGCGGTAGCAGTACCTCTAATTCTATTTTCCTGGATTATGTCACTGCAACTTTAATGTTTGCTAATGGTGTAGTTGCTACTCTAACCTCAAGTAAAGTCACCCATCGCAAAATTCGTCGCCTAGTAGCTCATTGTCAAAACTCTTTAACGGAAGCAGATTTTCTCAGCAATGAAATTCTGATTCACCGTCAAACGAACAATCATGCTCAAGCAGAACGTGGTCAAGTGCTGTATCGACAAGACGGTTTGATTGAAAAGGTTTATACCAGTAATATAGAACCATTACGAGCCGAATTGGAGCATTTTGTCAACTGCGTTCGTTGTGGCAATCAGCCTTCTGTCGGTGGTGAACAAGCTCTCAAAGCTTTGCGTATAGCTAGTTTAATTGAGCAATTAGCACTTGATGGGCAAGTCAGGCGCTATGCTGAGTGGGAACTCCAAGAGAATAATACCCCTAAAACTCCTAGCCTAGAAACTAATGGGAAAGCCTTGGGAGTAGGCGTTTCTAGAAGTTAAACCAGAAAGTAAACCATGCAGTATAGCTATACTGCATGGCAATTGTGAAGACAATATCTCTTTTGACTAGCTAGAATTTAAGAGCAGAGTAATCTAACTTAGAAAAAGTCTTTTCTTAGAAATAAGTCAATTTATGTCAGATTTGAATCGCGGCATTATGAAATTTAAGGGAGCAGATAAGCCAATAGTAGTGGCTATCTCTTCTATTCTTGTTCTTGGTGGGATTGTTTTTTTAATTTGGTGGGCGTTGCAAACTGCCTATACAGTGGCGTAAAAGCCCATTAAATTCACTTAATAGGTAATTTGATTGCTATTGAATTAAAAGTTAGCTTGTTTTGAATCTAAGGGCTTGCAGTGCTGCCCATTTTTGGGCAGTATTTTAGCATTCAGTAGGATTTACATGGTTTTATAGATAATATCAGTGAGTTAATCGGGAGATAGAGAGAAAAGTGCAGTGGTTTTGATACCATAGTGCGACAGCGATCGCTCTATTACCTATTCTCCATTTCCTAATGACTTATTACATCTCTCCTCGATTCCTCGATAAAGTTGCTATTCATATCACCAAAAACTTTCTGGAACTCCCTGATGTTAAAGTACCCCTGATTTTGGGCGTTCACGGGCGTAAAGGTGAGGGTAAAAGTTTTCAGTGCGAATTAGTTTTTCAAAGGATGGGAGTTGAAGTAGTTCGGATGTCTGCGGGAGAATTAGAAAGCCCTGATGCAGGCGATCCAGCTAGATTAATTCGTTTGCGGTATCGAGAGGTAGCCGAATTAATCCGCGTTCGTGGCAAGATGTGTGTCTTGTTGATCAACGATTTTGATGCTGGTGCTGGGAGATTTGATGGCGGAACTCAATATACGGTCAATACCCAGCTAGTTCACGGCACGTTGATGAATATTGCCGATCATCCTACAGATGTGCAGTTACCAGGCAGTTATGATGCTACTCCTCTCCACCGCGTACCGATTATCTTGACGGGGAATGATTTTTCTACCTTGTATGCACCTCTAATTAGAGATGGTCGCATGGAAAAGTTTTATTGGGAACCAGATCGAGCAGATAAACTAGGGATAGTGGGTGGTATCTTTGCCCCTGATGATTTGTCACCCTCTGATGTCGAAAGATTAGTTGATACTTTCCCCAATCAAGCCATAGACTTTTTTAGTGCCTTGCGCGCCCGTCTCTATGATGAGCAAATTCGCTATTTTATTCATGATGTGGGTATAGATAGAGTTTCGAGTCGAGTGGTGAATAGTCGCGATCGCCCTCCAGAATTTCACAAACCAGATTTCAGTTTGGCTCATCTGGTAGAAATTGCCAATCTGATAGTAAAAGAACAGCAGCAAGTCTACAAATCCCGTTTGGTAGAAGAATATAGTCCTCATCGCTACACAGTTCCTTCTCAAAATACACCTGTTGCTGCTGCCTCACCTACCAAAGATGCCGCCACAAGTTTAGGAACTTCTTCCTTATTAAGTCCAGATATTGAATCCCAGGTGCGAGAAGCGGTCGATAGTGGCTACAAACTGGGATTAGAATGTGCTGATGAGCGACGATTTAAAAGTTCTGCTTGGCAAAGTTGCGATTCAATCGATACTAGCTTGGTAGCAGAAGCCATATCTGCTGTCGCCGATTGCTTGGCACAGCACCCAAAAGAGTATATACGTTTAATTGCGATCGATCCTCACGCTAAACGTCGCGTCAGAGAATCAATTATTCAACGCCCAAACTAGATTAACCGCGACGACGTTTCAGGAAGCGAGCTATAACCAAGCCAGCACATAAACTACCAGCTATCGTACTTGGTTCTGGTACTGTTTCAGGTACTCGATCCCAACCTATCGCATCAAAAGCCTGTAAATCTAGTTCAGTCAATTGTAATCTCTCACCAGGCGCGCCAGCAGGGTCCATCAGTCCTATCGAAGCTAGAGTACCCAACAAAGAATTATCTTTCCAATGACTAGCTTGATATCCATCTCCGTTGAAAAATCCAGTAGACAAAAGGGCCAGATTAGTGCGTCCACCATCAATAGAAAAGTATTGATCGGCTGGATCGGCAGTTAAATCTAAAACTGGCTTACCTAAAGTATCTGCCGTGGCGACGCTATCTTCTGAGTAACGATACAAATCTAAAGGCGAGAAAGTAGCTAAATTATCTAAATCGAAAGGAGCAAATGGTCCATTGGGAAAGGAAGCTATATCAACTAGATCCACTCCACTAACAAACCCCAAAGCATGACCAATTTCATGCGCTGCGATGCCAATAAAGTCAAATTTACCACTATTGATGCCATCGGCGCGATCGAAATCAAAATCGAAGGTACTGTTAAAAGTGATTTCTCCATCTAACCCATTTTGATTAGTAATTAGTCCTAATGCTTTGGCATTAGCGGTATTGACACTTAAGGTAGTGTTATCGCGGCTAATCCGTCCAGGATCGTCTGGATCTAATTCCAGAAATCCATCTTCTTCAGTGCCGATAAAGGTCAGATAGTTATCTTGAGGCAAGTTACTGACAGCAGTAAAATCACTCTGAGATGTTCGGTCATTGCTTAGGGCTGCTTTTACTCTGGAATAAGCAATATCAACGGTTTGACTTTGAGTTTGTCCGAGAACTCCTTCTTCTAGAGGTTGAAAACCTACATTGATGTTAACGGTAACATTATCTTTTAAGACAGAAGACCATAAATTTCCAGCCGCTTCAAATCCAGCTAAGGCTATAGGATCGATATCGGGAGCAGCATTAAACTTGAAATTTAAAGCTTGGGCTTTGCTCAGACTAAAAGTCCCGATGCTAGTAGCTGCTAAGGCAAAGGAAACCCAAAAACGAGCCGAATAGGGCGTTAAAAAGAGAGAATTATGCACTGATTTTACCGATATTAACATCGTCTTCGCCTCAAAATTCTACGATCCTAATCTCAGTAGAGCAATAGGCTAAAAGTTAGATTTTGCCTAAGTAGTCTCAGTAGGATAGGTATTGCCTACCCTAGTCTAGATATAGTAAGGTTTCGCTCTGGTAGCGATCGCTGTACGATTTCTTTTGGTAAGAGTTTAGCAGGAAGTAAGTGAATGCCTTGGTTTGCCAAAATTGAGGAAGGCATTGTTGAAAAAGCCGTTTTTGACCGATATGTTCCCGCCCACAAAGCTTATGTCCAGGAATTAATCGCTAAAGGACATCAGGCTCGTAGTGGTTACTGGGGAGAAAGAGGCGGAGGAATGATGTTGTTTTTAGCAGATTCTCTAGAGGAAGCCCAAGCCATTGTGGAAGGAGATCCTTTGGTGAAAAATAGATGTGTCAAGTATTGCCTTCACGAATGGCGTGTAGTCATTGAGTGACTACTTGTGTTATGCTTATAAGCGATCTGGAGCCATGCGATCGCAACGCCCAAACTTTGTCAGACCTTGATCGGAGCAGCAATACGGGATGCTTGTGATAGGCGTGAACTCCGGGTCATTTTATTTGGGATTTTTTGAATAACAAGCTTTTAAGGCTCTCCCCTTCACAGTACCTGAAAGCTTGGGAACAGATACCCTGTATAGTCTTTTGCGAAAAGAACTTTACAACTCATTGAGAAAAGCTATATATATCTGCTACGTGTTAATCTTCTGTAGCAGCGCTAAACTTGATGTTTTATGAAAAAAAAGTCCTTCATCGCCAAACTCCACTATTCCTTTGACAATTTTATGTCTCAGGGTACTGCTTCTCTGATTGGTGGTTTAGCAGTAGTGTCAGGTTTATTTATTTTACTTTGTGCCATTATAGTCACGCTCATCGGTTTAACACCAGCAGAAGGAGATCCCTGGAATTTACCCGAAGCTTTATGGGGAATTCTGATGAGAACCCTAGACACAGGAACGGTTGGCGGCGACAGTGGCTGGTTTTTCCGTCTCTTTATGTTATTAGTAACATTTGGCGGAATATTCGTGATCAGTACCCTGATTGGTTTAATTACCAGTGGGATTGAAAGTAAACTACAGGATTTACGGACTGGGCGATCGCAGGTTATTGAAAGCCAGCATATAGTTATTCTAGGGTGGTCTTTTCAAATTTTTACCCTGTTATCAGAATTACTAATTGCTAATGCAAATCGTTCTCATAGTTGCATTGTTATTCTTAGCCCAGAAGACAAGGTAATAATGGAGGAAACTATTCAAAAATCCCTCGGCAAAAAACATCGCACTAAAATTGTCTGTCGTACTGGTAATCCTAGTGATATTTCCGATCTAGAAAGAGTAAACATTGGAGAATCTCGCTCGATTATTGTCTTAAACCCTCATTCTGAAAAAGGGGATATAGATCTCATTAAAACCTTACTGGCAATTACTAATATTACTAGAGAAAATAATCAGCCTTATCATATTGTGGCTCAAGTTCAAGAAAGAAAAACCTTAGAAATTATTGAATTAATTAATGACGATCAAGTCGAACCAATTCTGCGTAACGATCTAATTTCCCGAATCATCGTGCAAACTTGTCGTCAGTCAGGTTTATCCGCAGTATATATGGATCTATTTGACTTTGAGGGCAACGAAATTTACTTCGTCACAGAACCATCATTAGTTGGTAGAAGCTATGGGGAAATACTTTTCTTATATGAAA encodes the following:
- the yidD gene encoding membrane protein insertion efficiency factor YidD, yielding MPTYWLDVGMRQMALASISGYQRYLSPHKGFKCAHRVLNGGKSCSEYVKQVITQEGLIAAIPASRQRFAACHAANQILQARVMRSQVEEEETRKRRNSSASCSNNPYDRSCLVSDCIPTSYDCNAVDCGSGLDCAIPDCGDCASGLDCGTLDCGGLDCGSADCSGCGSCSW
- a CDS encoding sulfate/molybdate ABC transporter ATP-binding protein is translated as MGIVVENVSKRFGSFQAVDNVSLEIETGSLVALLGPSGSGKSTLLRLIAGLEMPDKGRILLTGQDATYQSVQERNIGFVFQHYALFKHMSVRQNIAFGLDIRQASKSKSKARVEELLELVQLTGLGDRYPSQLSGGQRQRVALARALAVEPKVLLLDEPFGALDAKVRKDLRAWLRRLHDEVHVTTVFVTHDQEEAMEVSDKLVIMNKGKVEQIGTPADIYDHPATAFVMSFIGPVNILPSTSEIFQGNGFEAVNPEMFLRPQDVVIETKPNGTTVPARVSRIIHLGWEIQAELTLDDGQLVQAHLSREKFDELHLEPQQRVYVKPKEAKSFPLYYEI
- a CDS encoding Gfo/Idh/MocA family protein, with amino-acid sequence MSARHLDAHVQRKPILPVKVGVIGVGNMGHHHARILSLLKDVELVGVADINVERGLDIASKYKAKFFEDYRELLPFVDAVCVAVPTRMHHEVGMNCLQAGVHILIEKPIAASLAEAESLVNAAAESNCILQVGHIERFNPSFQEFSKVLKTEQLLAIEAHRMSPYSQRANDVSVVLDLMIHDIDLLLELVGSSVINLTASGSSTSNSIFLDYVTATLMFANGVVATLTSSKVTHRKIRRLVAHCQNSLTEADFLSNEILIHRQTNNHAQAERGQVLYRQDGLIEKVYTSNIEPLRAELEHFVNCVRCGNQPSVGGEQALKALRIASLIEQLALDGQVRRYAEWELQENNTPKTPSLETNGKALGVGVSRS
- a CDS encoding ribulose bisphosphate carboxylase small subunit — protein: MTYYISPRFLDKVAIHITKNFLELPDVKVPLILGVHGRKGEGKSFQCELVFQRMGVEVVRMSAGELESPDAGDPARLIRLRYREVAELIRVRGKMCVLLINDFDAGAGRFDGGTQYTVNTQLVHGTLMNIADHPTDVQLPGSYDATPLHRVPIILTGNDFSTLYAPLIRDGRMEKFYWEPDRADKLGIVGGIFAPDDLSPSDVERLVDTFPNQAIDFFSALRARLYDEQIRYFIHDVGIDRVSSRVVNSRDRPPEFHKPDFSLAHLVEIANLIVKEQQQVYKSRLVEEYSPHRYTVPSQNTPVAAASPTKDAATSLGTSSLLSPDIESQVREAVDSGYKLGLECADERRFKSSAWQSCDSIDTSLVAEAISAVADCLAQHPKEYIRLIAIDPHAKRRVRESIIQRPN
- a CDS encoding NF038122 family metalloprotease, with the translated sequence MLISVKSVHNSLFLTPYSARFWVSFALAATSIGTFSLSKAQALNFKFNAAPDIDPIALAGFEAAGNLWSSVLKDNVTVNINVGFQPLEEGVLGQTQSQTVDIAYSRVKAALSNDRTSQSDFTAVSNLPQDNYLTFIGTEEDGFLELDPDDPGRISRDNTTLSVNTANAKALGLITNQNGLDGEITFNSTFDFDFDRADGINSGKFDFIGIAAHEIGHALGFVSGVDLVDIASFPNGPFAPFDLDNLATFSPLDLYRYSEDSVATADTLGKPVLDLTADPADQYFSIDGGRTNLALLSTGFFNGDGYQASHWKDNSLLGTLASIGLMDPAGAPGERLQLTELDLQAFDAIGWDRVPETVPEPSTIAGSLCAGLVIARFLKRRRG
- a CDS encoding YciI family protein → MPWFAKIEEGIVEKAVFDRYVPAHKAYVQELIAKGHQARSGYWGERGGGMMLFLADSLEEAQAIVEGDPLVKNRCVKYCLHEWRVVIE
- a CDS encoding CASTOR/POLLUX-related putative ion channel, yielding MKKKSFIAKLHYSFDNFMSQGTASLIGGLAVVSGLFILLCAIIVTLIGLTPAEGDPWNLPEALWGILMRTLDTGTVGGDSGWFFRLFMLLVTFGGIFVISTLIGLITSGIESKLQDLRTGRSQVIESQHIVILGWSFQIFTLLSELLIANANRSHSCIVILSPEDKVIMEETIQKSLGKKHRTKIVCRTGNPSDISDLERVNIGESRSIIVLNPHSEKGDIDLIKTLLAITNITRENNQPYHIVAQVQERKTLEIIELINDDQVEPILRNDLISRIIVQTCRQSGLSAVYMDLFDFEGNEIYFVTEPSLVGRSYGEILFLYEKSAVIGFQNAAGNILLNPPENEVFTQAAKLIVIAEDDDTTTVGKMAVEIDETALIFTPDLTLHPENTLILGWNSRIFNTIMEFEAYVAPGSTVTVVADVENGLEKITQNCPNLSHQTVRFYQGSAVKKEVLTQLEITEFNHILILSADDIDPEESDAQTLVILLQLRQLSRKQTQPIVTEMIDARNQALAEVAKPDDFVISEEIISRLLAQIAEQKHLNQVFSSLLSSEGAEIYLKPASNYVVLAKPVNFYTVVESAKRQGESAIGYRLKVDANNRAKSYGVIINPQKSNLINFTEQDRIIVVANN